GTTTTTCCCTTttacttgaaaaaaataaaattaattctaaaaaatagaaaaaaaataaaattactttttaaaaagctaaaatgagtgaccaaaatgaggACTTAATAAAGTTAGGTGACTAAAAATATTgtagaaaaatattgaattaacGACAAGTGgcaaaaattaaaacttattaaagttgggcgactaaaatgaaaatagttGTTAACGATAGTGCTCAATTTGCAAAAAAGTTTTATTTTCAgtatccaaaataaaataaaaaaacttatgaaagttgagtgaccaacTGTATAGTTTACCAAAGAAAATAAGGgtcaaaatgacaaaataaataaacattaaaaactaaataatttATCTTTATAATAAATCAGAACATTTGAGCTCATTAAACTATAAAAACTAAAGGGTTAGTATTTAATGCACtaacaatataataaatatttttccaaaaatgaGTTTAATTGTCGCATTCAAcccttaaattaaattattaatatttgggATAAATTACACATGAACTTTGATTCTATGTGTAATTTAATACATGGActttaattttgtgtaattatatACACGAAACTTTTGATTGTTGTTTGAATGTATATAtgaaaattggattttgattcaattatactaatttttttaaaatacctttaatttttttatattgaataaatataattatttgtgctTGCAATACATGAACGTAAAATGGTGATATATCGTTAATTATATtagtaatttgtaaaaattgaattaaatcaaggtacattttttatttaaaattttacaaaatcaaaatttatatacaatcttataaattaaatcaaagtttatataGTATTAAGATTTACACCTTAAGCTCAAttcttatatttaattttaaactcaattatttatactgaaattattattttttaattaagcaTAATAATTTGGCTCATGAAATGGGTAAAAATATTGTAGAGACATTTAtattaagatttaaattatattttactctTCTACTCTCAATATTTTAtcaaccaatttttttaaaaaaaataatttattttttaattttagtactTTTACGGCCTCAAGTGCGATGAGAGGATGATGGAGTACAATTCTAATTATTTCTAGTATATTTATTTGGGTGCTAAAAATACTAACTTAAATGGCCTTTTGGGAAAATAAAAAACAGCGATCATGGAAGGTCTCTTCTAAAGCAGCGAATCAAACATTAATGGATCAAAATACTCCCCATTGGGGATGGAGTTGGTTAGAGCGATGGATGGCAGCTCGACCCTGGGATATCCCATGCTCATCACCTAACAGCGCCTCCGTCAACACTTTAGTCTCCTCTTCCATCTCTAACAACGATAATAAGCCATCTCCAACACCCTCAAAACCAACCCCTCCTCCGCCGTCTAAGATACCTTCCTTTTCATCACTTTCCAGTCAAATTAGACAGCCAAGTCCAAGGGGGACACCACCAGGAGGCGTCGAGTGCTCGACACCGGATCGTGACCGGAGACGACAAAGCAGCATTGGAGGTTTTTCATCGGCGAAAGATGATAAGAGCGTTGGAAGCTCGGCGGAGAAGGCGCCGTCGTGGATGAAGCAAGTCAGAGCGTCCCAGTTGTCGAGATCTTTGAAGCATGATAGGATACCGGAGAAGGGATTGGCCGGCACTGCGAAGAAGCGGCTCTCGTTCCCTACAACGGCAGGTAAGGTAAGAATATAATACCGTCATGTGCTCGAATGGCGGATAATAATGCCCTGCTTAAGACACAAAGAAGAGAAACGGAGGAATGGAGGAAAGGGTAGTAGAAGCGGTAGAAAAGAGCTGTAACGTAAAGAAGACTGAAAAGACTGGTGGCTGCGACGGTGGTGGTTAAAAACGAACAGAGATTTGAGCGGCCATTCGAgcttttttcattaaaaaaatattatttgtacattaaatacaatatataatggatggtattttgttatattctgGAATCTTACTtcttgtattttaatatttatgtataatgtaaaatttatcttttaatattttttaaatgcaatttttattctttgttttaactaaacttgattaaaaaaatcatcataaaaaaatattagcatGACGTGCACATAAATTATGTGTGAGTTGCCAAGCTACcaacattaaaattaaactaaaaaaataatttaattattttcttttaaaaagttaaggactaatttgaactaaaaataataattcaaattgacaaaagaataaaataaaaacattgagacttaatatttaaattcaaaactttcaaaataaattcctttaaaaattttaaaaatatgttatgtATTTTGTTGATGGTATCTATTTGACTATTtcattaaaatgatattattttaaattaatggttgaagtaaaaaaaatatattaaacacCAATTAACATCATGTAATATTTACTTTGGGAAATGTGAGTATACAAATTAATAGGTTTTAAGTCCAACTTCATCATTAATCCATTCAACTAGTTTTAAACCCAAAGTAAAGAAATTGATTTCCAAAAGTCACATGTACtatcaactaaaattttcagctttcacaaAGAACTTTTTTTCAAGTACTCTACTTCTCAATAGCACTTTTTCTCTCAAAAACATTTTATCTCAAAAGAAATGCTTCTTAAAAACATTGTTAAATTAAGCCTTAATCACGTCACATAATAGGAGTGTAGAGCAATGAGGGTAACATTAGAAAACTTCAGATACTAAAGTAATGAAGTATCTTTTGATACCGAACTGATGattaaggctccgtttgtttcactgaaaacggattttaaaaaatgatttttgaaaaatgatttatttttctagaaaagaTAATATTTTCTAGTATTTGGACGAatctttgtaaaatattttttgttgtttggcaaattttttaaaaatatttcataaaattgtttttaataaaacaaacatacatttgagatattattatcttttcattgtttagttgagtttattttataaaacttatttatattttaatcaatcaTGGTTTAGTCTCAATcaatattaatttacttaattaagcttaattgcTAATTTCTTACATTAGGAATATACATATTATTTGGATGAGTAAGtagaaaaatgatttaatttaataagaatttaaataaagactaaattgtaaaatttgtaaatttttagacATTAAAGGTTTGAGTAGTGAAATATGAAACATTAACGTAGTAAGTAAATTATacaattatgaaatatgaaaatttggaaAGTTAAGCATAAAATAGTTTGAAACTATAagaattaaatagtaaaaatttcaaaacttgactttcaaaattaatttacaattttaaaaaataaaatacaaaaatttgacTATTCAAAAATCAAGGactaataaaaattcaatttcaaggattaaatcataaaaaatacaaaattagattataaaaatttattttcttcaaCAATGAAGGGAGAAAGCTTCCCTTTTCTGTTTCTTTGAGAAGGAAGACAGTAAATAAAGCCTTACAAATTTGACAAGacatcttttttaaaaaatctcgATTTTACCCAAGTAAAATTGGAGGGATAAATTATAGGTTAACCAAGAAATTTTAAGAAATCAGTGATCCTTAATTCTATTAAAATCGATTGGGTGAGACTTTAAAATCGAACCATTATCATCATAATCAGCAACTACTATTCTGTTCATACATGATAACACTAAATAAAATGGGTTCATAAGACAACATATATAATGATCGAccaaacaaaattttagatttgaaacCAAAAACAGAACACAGTTTGATTTGGATATCTAAAATCCTTCATTACAAAATCCCAAACACTAGgtttttatataaataacaaatattaagtGAACCATTAAAAGTCATATTCTTTTAAGACCTTGGCTTCTCCTTCTTCTCTTTGAAAAGAGCTAGAAGAGACACACCCGAAACCTTAACAACCTTGAACCGAACTCCGGGAATATCTCCCACAGCATGCCCCTTTCGTCCAAATCCAGCAATCAATACCTCATCCTGCACCAAATCAAAACCATGCATCGCACTTAGATTACTCAACACCGAAAATCAAAACCCTGTCATCCTAGAACAAGCTTTGCACAATGTTGTCTAATAAAGAAACAAGACGACAACCGAGAAATGATAAACATGAACCAATGACATTCAACTCAAAAGGTGAATATAACACTATAACTTACATTTTCCTCAATGTAGTTTAAGCAACCGTCATTGGGTACAAAAGCAGCAATTTTCTTTCCATTCTTGATCAACTGAACACGAGCACATTTTCGGATAGCAGAGTTAGGCTGCTTAGCTTCAATGCCACTGCAAAAGCCAGTTACCAAATGGCAAAGTTCAGAATCTAATTCGAGCACACCCTGCTAACATAAATACCCTTAAAAAACATCATAAAGATACAAAATATAGTTCTTACATTTTCTCAAGAACTATGCCCTTGGCATGTGATGATCCAGCAAAAGGTTTCTTCCATTCATTTCCAAGATTTGACTTCTTATATGCCTTGTCGGCCCACCTCTGCCTTCTGCGGTGGGTTCTCAGCTTACGGCCAGCTCCCATTCCACGAGTCTTCCtgcacaaattttcaaatttttcagcATATTTCCATAAAATACAACATAAACCACCCTAAGATGGATTACCAAACCAAATACCATATATAACTGAACTGATCCAACCAGAAATCCACACTTCAGTCCATtggtttattaatttaaattatctcTTCTTTCTCTATAGCATTTTGAAGTTCTTTTTCaccaatttagaaataaaacatttattttctaTATTGTAGACAATTAAATACTACGAAATATTTAAAGAGGTATAAAATTTTGTTCGGTTAGAATAATTGCGATTTTCCAACTTATGAACCAAAACCAGAACCAATCACTAAGGTTCGAATAAGTTCTAGATTTTCTCAGAACCAACCCCAAATCACCAAAACGAAAATGCAATTTCGCTAGAACAACAGCAATCTTCAAGATAAGGAAGCATCACAGAAATAAAATCTAAAGGATACCCATTGATGCAGAAGGTCATCAACCATTTTCTAACAAGTTTAAAATCATGACCAACAGTCATAACCCCACATACGACCCTAATTTTTCACATACCATTCCTTCTGCCACAGTTTTCCCATCAACCAAACAGGTACTGAAAGACAGTTTCGCCCACAAATTCCACAGTTCCATCCCCAACCAAAACACCCAGAAGTATATAGGAAAGGAAATCATTGACCCACAAATCATCTAATCATATAAACCGAATCTTAGGTACTACTTTACTGGAATAAACAAACGGCAATCGCAAAAATGATTCACAAAGCTTTCATAGTTCAAATGCAAGTAGTAAATGGAAACGAACAAATAATAAcgttttgtataaaaaaaaacgTAGAAAGGAAAACTAACCCCATTTTGGCTGGTGCTGAAAAAGCTTTACTGAGACTGAAATCTGAAAGTAAGAGATTACGGAAGAGAGGAAGTGccggctagtgttgcaaattggAAACCCTAACAGCCACGATTGAATTGCATTTATATagataaattttagggttttggatGGTTTTTTACGGATTTGTTAGATCAACGGTTGAGATTTGAAGTAGGCTTTGAGGAGGGCTTGTTGCTTACACGTGTCCGATATGATGACTAACTATCCAATGTCGGGCTATCCCCAACCCGagctttgatttctttctttgGCTTAATTTAATAGTTGGCCCTTAGTTTGAGTTAAGtaattaattcttttttatagtatcaaataataaaaaaatatttaattttttatccatGCAGCTTTAGATTCTAATATGGcatttactttttcattttcatgcaatttttttttaaattgggagtatataaaagaaataagttaaatttataaaaaataattatttattcaaatggAGAATTTAGGAACGTTTGGTTTAGGTATTTTTATATTACTTTTGATTTAATCACTTTCTTTTGAAGCAATAATGAAAATTTATCAATAATATCGAAATTTAGTAATATGAGGAATAAGATCAAtaccattttttttatcaaattagaagTAAAGGATTCAtttcatcaaaagaaaaattagagatTTTGAACCAAGTTTTAAATAGTTGAGTAAATACACATGATCCCTTTTACACAAAAGTTCTCTATTTGAGTTGGTTAATGagattttaaacataaaaacagAGATTAAATAATAGAGAGTTAGATTTTTTTATCTGGCTTGTATTGAAGGAGCACCTTCTCATCAATATGGAGTGAGCTAAACGGGATATAGCAAGTGATACTTCTTGTGGCTTGTGCGGATATCATTCTAAAGATATTTTGCACGTTACCAAAGACTGCTCAGGAGTTAGAGAAATTTGGTCACAGGTCATTCCAACTAAGAACCATTTGAGTTTTTTTGCAGGAAATCTTCATGAATGGTTAGAGTCTAATTTACACACTTCTTCTTCAACTTTTGGTGAGGTGAGTTAAACAAGTTTATTTGGTTTGCTTAGATGGAGACTTTGGAAACTCTTCCTTTTCCAAGGAGCTTCATGGAGTGTAACTGAGATTATTAAGGTTTCATATATCTGGGATAAACAATTTACCACTTTCCATCAAAATGACTAGTTCAGGCAGCAAGTATCAAGGTTAATAACCTCAGTGTCGAATAAATGGTTGTAGCTATGAACTGATGGTGTAATTAAGGTTGATTTGGGTTCTATTGCAGCTGGGGGATTTTTAAGGAATAAGAATGGGGAATGGATAATTGATTTTAACAGATTTTTGGGAGAATGCTCAATCTTTGATGCGGAATTGTGGGGAATTCTTGATGGGTTGTCTCTTATCCATGATAGTAGCTTTGCCGGGGTTATGATGCAAACGGATAATCTAGAAGTAGTCAAAGCTATACAAGAAACTTCCTCTTCGATTTTGAACTCTGCCTTAATTAGCTGTATTCACCATCTTTTAGAGAACGTAGGACCTTGGCGTATTCAACACATTCTTAGGAAATTTAATAATGTTGTAGATTGTATTGCCAAATTAGCCTTTGATACAAGACACGGCTTGAAGGTTTTCAAGGAGATCCCTAGGGATGTATTAGCAACATCTCTTGTTGTTTTATCAAGTGGTAATCTTCCTTAGGGAATTTTTGTTGTAACCTGATTTGTTATTAGGTTCGACCCTGGGGTAGTTTGGGAGTGTGGCCACCCAATGTCCAAGGCTGGAAAGGGCCCAGAAAATTTTCTTCAGCTTTTAACGTGAAAAAAAACTTCAACTTTTTAAGTCTTCTGATGAACACTTCATTacaggaaggaaaaaaaaagaaaatggcctcgattttttattttattactagtatatgtttttattttattgtattataatttataatttttttagaaaggaTCCTAATTTATTATTTCGCTAGGgctcaaaaatatcaaaaactaACATGTCTATTATtgtctattttttctttttaccaaaaaaagaaaaaatagcacAAACAAAAAAAGTGGGTCAAAAGCCACTAAAACAAAGCCCACGTACAAAGACCATCAAGAGCTTAGAGGTTCATAACATTGATCTTTCGAAGCCAATTTTTCCAATTGAATGGCATGTTTGACCGTCTGTAATCTAGCTTTCTTCTTTTGAGCTTTAAACCTATCCACTTTCCTTAACTTGAGAAGGCTAGTCTTATCTCGGTTCTTGTTAATCGTCCTTTCTTCCCAAAGAGTGAAGAGAGATTGATCTGAGCATGGCGTGACATCATAATGGTCTCTTCAGTGTAGTTGCGAGGGAAGGCTTCCACCACTTTAATCTTGTCTTAGGctagaatagtgattttgggctTTTTAATGGACCAAAAGTGTTGGATATAAACTCCTTTAGACCGAATCACAAGCCATAGAAAATTATGGTCTCACTTCCATCTTTCCTTGGGCTTTGGAAGAGAACTTCTTGTTAAAAGGTTTAACATAACCTTTGTTTGCTCAAACTTAGCTCAAAGCCAGGGCCCGTTTAGGCTTTCAATCTCTCGAAAGAGATTCTTTGCTTCCATGGCTTAGCCTACCACGCTGGTAAGAAAAGTAGGACATATGTTCATAGGGAAATTTGGCATCAATGAAATCCTTATCATTTCTCTTAAACTTAAACTCCTCTAGTAGACATTTATCTATTAGCATAAATAACGATTTACAATATACAACATTAAAAATAAGCGAATATAAATATCTTCAGTTATTGTCTGAACTAAATGTCAAAATTCAAATTATTGTAACATAATTGTCGAACACATCAAATCATCGACGAGCATATTGAATTTAGCTGTACGAAAAACTAAAAACCACCAAACTTTTCTAAGTACTTAAAAACCTCACCAGATGATAttttttctgtttttaattttGACCTTATGCTAGTTGGTATTTATAGTGGTGGTTCCTAGAAAAAAACCACTAATTACACATTCTACTATCACACATACAAAAATGTGAAAACGATAGGTAGCAAAATGTGAACTCATGAAATGTGGGAACGTGGGAGGCCTTCCCACCAACCACTTCCAACATTATCATCATAAAACACAACTTTTGGACGAAGTACCTCATTCCATTTGACATCAGTTTCAACCAATTTGGGACACAAATTTCCTATTCTAATACCCTTCTCCCTAGACAAAAAGTGTAACGGTAGGTTGGAAACTTCGATCCAGAATTCTAATTTTTCGAAGTTGAGTTCCTCCATAACCGCTCTCTCTGTGGCCATTCCTTGAGGCACAAATGCTTATCCATAATGAACCAGGGGCATTGGATTTCCTCTCTTTTTTGTCATCTTCTTCACTAAACATAAAGAGAAAAATATATCTCTCCAGTTTGAAAATGTCCGCCAAGTATTTTGAAGGCCAAGCTTTAAGGAGAATAGCTTTAATGGAACCAAGtctcaaacattttcaaagatTAACTTTCTAATGAgagaatgtttttttttatatggaAAGGAGGCTAACACCTTAGCCTAATGACAAAGCTGCTTAACAAACTACTCATTAGCTACTATAACGCTTTCATACGCTCTAATTGTAACAGGAGCTTCACGAAGGAAACAAAGGGCATTTGAGCTTTCAGTCCCCATATGTTCCAGTGAATCTGCCACTACACTTCCTTCTCTAATAAATACATGGCTGATGCAACAACTCCACTGACGATCCAACAACCCCCAAATGCTGCAAACAACATTTCCTTTTTCTACTTGCATCTTCAACTTTTGCAAGTTGTTCGGTAGATCGGTCCGACTCCGAGTTATAGTTCTCCATAATAAAGGCTTGACCAATCTTCATTAAACTCTCGCCTAGAGTCTCTAAAGAACAGAAAAAAACAACACTTAACAGCAAAACCACTTATGTTTTAGGTAAACTTACAATAATATGAGTAACATGACAAAGTTGCTCCCAATTTTCAATGACATTGCATCTTTAATCTAGTTTCCTTAAAccataactaaaatataataactaTAAGTCAAACTCCCTAGTTCGTAGATATTCTAAGTAGGTTTACATGCCAATCAAGTTTTAGTTCGGTTGACATCGATATTATTGTCAGTGTAGGAAGACATGAGTTCGAAGGCGCTGAAaaacattatcctcctatttaagagttgaAAGAGACTATGAATAATTATatgcattatataaaaaataataaattaaatattcaaaattaagtactaaattgaaattataaattatgtttgatatattacttaaaattaaatattgcatataatttgaatgtttgaaaattataatatttaaaagctTAAAAGCATAAGTTGACCCAGAGtatatttctttttccattttagtaccaatttttttttttacttagatTGGCTCTTAAAGCTACATTTTGTTAACTAGTTGAATGATTAATGGTGTTAAAAACTAGCTTACATGTGATCATCCAATTACTACGCAATATGTTGTTTCCTtgctaatatttaaatataaattcttcAAACTTTCaagaaaatccaaaaaaaaacccagataaaaagaaaaaatgaaagtttttttttctttaaaagaatgaaagtttttaaaaaatagaaaattgtaaAGTATATCAATAtcatttctaaaaaataaaaatatatatatataaaaagaaaattgtagttaaattaaaatttagttaaatgtttagaaaaattcaaaatttcaaaaaataggaaaatatataaagatttaatatatatatacatgtctacatataaattctagaaaattgcaataattttaaaaacatttaaaagaaaaagatatataaaaaattcaaaaaaatatagttgaattaaaaaaaataaaaagaatatgaaaattttaattatataatttttaaaaaatatttaaaaatatatgtataatgcatgaatttagttgtatatatcaattaaaatatattaaatttattttataattttttataaatttatttataaacaaCATTGTTGATTTTCTCTTAAATCTAATGTTTAGGTCCAAAAAAGTTTGTGCAAAGTAATAACACTATTTGttttaaatagattttgtaaaaaaaaaatattgattattatcaTCTCTT
The genomic region above belongs to Gossypium hirsutum isolate 1008001.06 chromosome D05, Gossypium_hirsutum_v2.1, whole genome shotgun sequence and contains:
- the LOC107904092 gene encoding 40S ribosomal protein S23, with product MGKTRGMGAGRKLRTHRRRQRWADKAYKKSNLGNEWKKPFAGSSHAKGIVLEKIGIEAKQPNSAIRKCARVQLIKNGKKIAAFVPNDGCLNYIEENDEVLIAGFGRKGHAVGDIPGVRFKVVKVSGVSLLALFKEKKEKPRS